A DNA window from Paraburkholderia sp. IMGN_8 contains the following coding sequences:
- a CDS encoding GNAT family N-acetyltransferase encodes MPTPEPVLTLRPALNADEGFLFELRKATMTEHLARVGEPADDAGHRARLLHRYDTARVICVDGAPAGLLKAHRNDTEWVVVQLQIAPEHQGRGIGERALQTVLQAAQADALPVTLKVLKGNPAKRLYERLGFETVDEDERQFHMRRLPHASTETQAE; translated from the coding sequence ATGCCCACACCAGAACCTGTCCTCACCTTGCGTCCAGCGTTGAACGCCGACGAAGGCTTTCTCTTCGAACTGCGCAAGGCGACCATGACCGAGCATCTGGCGCGCGTCGGTGAACCTGCGGACGACGCCGGGCATCGCGCGCGGCTGCTGCATCGCTACGACACGGCGCGGGTGATTTGCGTCGACGGCGCGCCGGCCGGTTTGCTGAAAGCACATCGCAACGATACCGAATGGGTCGTCGTGCAATTGCAGATCGCGCCGGAGCATCAAGGCCGCGGCATCGGCGAGCGCGCATTGCAAACGGTCCTGCAGGCCGCACAAGCCGACGCGTTGCCGGTCACGCTCAAGGTGCTCAAGGGCAATCCGGCGAAACGCCTGTACGAACGCCTGGGCTTCGAGACAGTCGATGAAGATGAAAGACAGTTTCACATGAGGCGCTTACCGCACGCGTCGACGGAAACTCAAGCAGAATGA
- a CDS encoding DOPA 4,5-dioxygenase family protein produces the protein MTFRDTSAIASWHAHIYFDSSSRDAAWAFREQIDAHWNGKLQLGRFHERPVGPHPMWSYQLAFSQEQFAEIVGWLTLNHGSLDIFLHPNTGDALRDHRDAAVWIGHSHPLLLDALR, from the coding sequence ATGACCTTTCGCGACACCTCGGCCATTGCAAGCTGGCACGCCCACATCTACTTCGACTCAAGCAGCCGCGACGCCGCGTGGGCCTTTCGCGAGCAGATCGATGCGCATTGGAACGGCAAGCTGCAATTGGGCCGCTTTCACGAGCGTCCGGTCGGGCCGCATCCGATGTGGTCGTATCAGCTCGCATTCAGCCAGGAGCAGTTCGCCGAGATTGTCGGCTGGCTCACGCTGAATCATGGCTCGCTCGATATTTTTCTCCACCCGAACACCGGCGACGCCCTGCGCGACCATCGCGACGCGGCCGTGTGGATCGGCCATTCGCATCCACTGCTGCTGGACGCATTGCGCTGA
- a CDS encoding cytochrome c peroxidase: MPASAARPVESRPPQHPSRYSARRILALLVAAVLIASIGFCVWALAYPSRGPAAVGALVEDLTGANANPIALQRPVAPAQLSAVAQLGKKIFFDPTLSASGRQSCASCHSPEHSYGPANNLAVQLGGPALSQQGYRPPQSLMYLYRQPNFSIGPDSGDADNAPDLAQIASQAAGVEKAQKNAGVAPAAPALVPQGGMFWDGRADTLQAQASGPMLNPVEMANASMADVLAKLQRTPYRNDFIQLFGPNVFENTDLAMSEAMFAIARYQVEEQSFHPYTSKYDYWLEGKARLSQAELHGLRLFNDPNKANCAGCHLSKPGSDGLPPMFTDYQYEALGVPRNASLAANRDHGFFDMGICGPFRTDLKDQTQYCGMFLTPTLRNVATRQVFFHNGVYRSLEDVMAFYNERNTAPQKFYPRGPDGKIQKYDDLPAKYQANIDDKDAPFDRKFGDKPAMSDEDIRDIIAFLKTLNDGYKVSAR; this comes from the coding sequence ATGCCCGCTTCCGCAGCTCGTCCCGTCGAATCACGTCCTCCTCAGCATCCGTCGCGGTACAGCGCCCGGCGCATTCTGGCGTTGCTCGTCGCCGCCGTGCTTATCGCGTCGATCGGTTTTTGTGTCTGGGCGTTGGCGTACCCGTCGCGGGGTCCAGCCGCAGTCGGCGCGCTTGTCGAAGACCTCACGGGGGCGAATGCAAACCCCATCGCGCTCCAGCGCCCGGTTGCACCGGCTCAGCTCAGCGCCGTGGCGCAACTCGGCAAGAAGATATTTTTCGACCCGACGCTCTCCGCGTCCGGTCGCCAGTCATGTGCGTCGTGTCATAGCCCGGAGCACTCGTACGGGCCAGCGAACAATCTGGCTGTTCAGTTAGGCGGGCCCGCTCTGTCGCAGCAAGGCTACCGGCCGCCGCAGTCACTCATGTACCTCTACCGGCAACCGAATTTCAGCATCGGCCCGGATAGCGGCGACGCGGACAATGCGCCCGATCTGGCGCAGATTGCGAGTCAGGCGGCGGGCGTGGAAAAGGCTCAGAAAAACGCGGGGGTTGCACCTGCCGCGCCTGCGCTGGTGCCGCAAGGCGGCATGTTCTGGGACGGCCGCGCCGACACGCTCCAGGCACAGGCATCCGGTCCGATGTTGAACCCGGTCGAAATGGCGAATGCGAGCATGGCCGACGTCCTGGCGAAGCTTCAGCGCACGCCGTACAGGAACGACTTCATTCAGCTATTCGGTCCGAACGTTTTCGAAAACACGGACCTCGCCATGTCAGAGGCCATGTTTGCCATTGCGCGCTACCAGGTGGAAGAGCAATCGTTTCATCCTTACACCAGCAAATACGACTATTGGCTTGAAGGAAAAGCACGGCTCAGTCAGGCGGAACTGCACGGGTTGCGTCTGTTCAACGACCCGAACAAGGCGAACTGTGCGGGCTGCCATCTTTCGAAGCCGGGTTCCGACGGCCTGCCGCCGATGTTCACGGATTATCAGTACGAGGCGCTCGGCGTGCCACGGAATGCCAGCCTTGCCGCCAACCGGGACCACGGCTTCTTCGACATGGGCATCTGCGGGCCCTTCCGTACCGACCTGAAGGACCAGACGCAGTATTGCGGGATGTTCCTCACGCCGACGCTGCGCAACGTCGCCACACGCCAGGTGTTCTTCCATAACGGCGTTTATCGTTCGCTCGAGGACGTCATGGCGTTTTACAACGAACGCAATACCGCGCCGCAGAAGTTCTACCCGCGCGGCCCTGATGGAAAGATTCAGAAGTACGATGATCTGCCAGCGAAGTACCAGGCAAACATCGACGACAAAGACGCGCCGTTCGACCGCAAATTCGGCGACAAGCCCGCGATGAGCGATGAAGACATTCGCGACATCATCGCGTTCCTGAAGACGCTCAACGATGGGTACAAGGTTAGCGCGCGCTGA
- a CDS encoding alkaline phosphatase family protein, with translation MLSRAFLFGVSGIAMAVALYACGGNNGNSLTTVSAQNQLTTSTPIKHVVVIYNENVSFDHYFATYPNAANPAGEPAFTAAAGTPTVNGLSGTLLTANPNFTNTANGTGAANPFRLDRTQAATADQNHAYTAEQQAYDNGAADLFPKFTGKGSSGGAGAFGTTGQVMGYYDGNTVSAMWNWAQHFAMSDNAYTDTYGPSTPGALEVISGQNNGVQLVKTSQQPFNLSTASHSYYVNDGQGGITLINDADPAADLCSSTTDQILMSGKNIGDLLNAKSITWGGFMGGFNLATTNSNGTTGCKRSTVSPVVGQATADYIPHHNWFQYYASTANPQHLRPSATAAIGYTLQSDGKTADPANHQYDTDDFFASVKAGNYPSVSFIKAPAFQDGHAGYSDPLDEQAFTAKIVNFLQQQPDWKSTAVIVAWDDSDGWYDHAFANPTSSSFDAQADQLNGAGKCGTGTAPVGVSGAAVNGRCGPGTRIPFLVISPWAKANYVDHTLISQASVVRFIEDNWLGSQRIGGGSFDATAGSIMGLFNFNGGGNNPTLFVDPNLGTPVASVPAI, from the coding sequence GTGATCTATAACGAGAACGTCTCGTTCGACCACTACTTCGCCACCTATCCGAATGCGGCGAACCCGGCTGGCGAACCTGCGTTCACGGCTGCGGCCGGCACGCCGACGGTGAACGGCCTGAGCGGCACGTTGCTGACCGCCAACCCGAACTTCACGAACACCGCGAACGGCACGGGCGCTGCCAATCCGTTCCGGCTGGACCGCACTCAGGCCGCGACGGCCGACCAGAACCACGCGTACACGGCGGAGCAGCAAGCGTACGACAACGGCGCTGCCGACCTTTTCCCGAAGTTCACGGGTAAGGGTTCGAGCGGCGGCGCCGGCGCCTTCGGTACGACTGGCCAGGTCATGGGCTACTACGACGGCAACACCGTGTCGGCGATGTGGAACTGGGCGCAGCACTTTGCGATGAGCGACAACGCTTATACGGATACGTATGGCCCATCGACTCCGGGCGCACTTGAAGTGATCTCCGGTCAGAACAACGGCGTGCAGCTCGTCAAGACCAGCCAGCAACCGTTCAATCTGTCGACGGCATCGCACTCGTATTACGTCAACGACGGTCAAGGCGGCATCACGCTGATCAACGACGCCGACCCGGCTGCGGACTTGTGCTCCAGCACGACTGACCAGATCCTGATGTCCGGCAAGAACATCGGCGACCTGCTCAACGCGAAGAGCATCACTTGGGGCGGCTTCATGGGCGGCTTCAACCTCGCGACCACCAACAGCAACGGCACGACGGGCTGCAAGCGCAGCACGGTGTCGCCGGTGGTCGGACAGGCAACGGCCGACTACATCCCGCACCACAACTGGTTCCAGTACTACGCATCGACGGCGAACCCGCAGCACTTGCGCCCGAGCGCGACTGCAGCCATCGGCTACACGCTACAGTCGGATGGCAAGACGGCTGACCCGGCCAATCACCAGTACGACACCGACGACTTCTTTGCATCCGTGAAGGCAGGCAACTATCCGTCGGTCAGCTTCATCAAGGCGCCGGCGTTCCAGGACGGCCATGCAGGCTACTCCGACCCGCTCGACGAACAGGCGTTCACGGCCAAGATCGTCAACTTCCTCCAACAACAGCCTGACTGGAAGAGCACGGCCGTGATTGTCGCGTGGGACGATTCGGATGGCTGGTACGACCATGCCTTTGCGAACCCGACGTCTTCGTCATTCGATGCTCAGGCGGACCAGTTGAACGGCGCCGGCAAGTGCGGCACGGGAACGGCTCCGGTCGGTGTGAGCGGCGCTGCGGTCAACGGTCGTTGCGGCCCTGGCACGCGCATCCCGTTCCTCGTAATTTCGCCGTGGGCGAAGGCCAATTATGTCGACCATACCCTGATTAGCCAGGCGTCCGTGGTTCGCTTCATCGAAGATAACTGGCTGGGCAGCCAGCGGATCGGCGGCGGCTCCTTCGATGCGACGGCAGGCAGCATCATGGGCCTGTTCAACTTCAACGGCGGCGGCAACAACCCGACTTTGTTCGTCGACCCGAACCTGGGCACGCCGGTCGCGTCGGTCCCTGCTATCTAA
- a CDS encoding high-potential iron-sulfur protein, whose protein sequence is MKTSRRNFLMLSVGVGSTLVLSRAAFADTGGKLSEADPKAQAVGYKEDASKVDKAKFPDYTAGQTCGNCSLFQGKATDAYGGCTLFGDKQVAARGWCSSYSNI, encoded by the coding sequence ATGAAAACATCGCGCCGAAACTTTCTGATGCTGAGCGTGGGCGTCGGCTCGACGCTGGTGCTCTCGCGTGCCGCGTTCGCTGACACAGGCGGCAAGCTCAGCGAAGCGGATCCGAAGGCACAAGCCGTCGGCTATAAAGAGGACGCTTCCAAGGTCGACAAGGCGAAATTCCCTGACTACACCGCCGGACAAACTTGCGGCAACTGCTCGCTGTTCCAGGGTAAAGCCACGGACGCCTATGGCGGCTGCACGCTGTTCGGCGACAAGCAGGTCGCCGCGCGCGGCTGGTGCAGTTCGTATTCAAACATCTGA